GGGCTTTGTACCGTTTATGTGATTCGCTACTGTAACACCGCCGATTCCTATTGCCATGAATATTAAGCAGAATCCGAAAATAGGATAAAATTTTGCGATTATTTTATCAATAGGCAGCAACGTGGCCAAGAAATAATATATCAGAATTACAATTGTGAGAATCTCGACCCACTCTTTTGTGTTATAGCCCCATACTGTTGCAGCTGCTGTCCCGGCAGAAGCTCCTACACTCGCGCCAGTTCCCTGCGTTATCATAATTGCAAGCAACCCGGCCGGCCCTACCATGAATACAACTCCGACCATTACAAGCAAGACTACAGAGAATAAACGCATAATCTGAAGCATAAAGCCGCCGAGATATTTTCCGGTAATTTCCGAGACGCTCGCTCCGTTGTTCCTGACTGAAAGCATACCGACTAAATAATCATGAACACCTCCGGCAAAAATTGTCCCGAATACGATCCATAAATACACCTGAGGCCCCCAGATAGCTCCGGATAATGCCCCGAATATCGGCCCAAGTCCCGCAATGTTAAGTAATTGAATCAAGAAAGCCCTTCCCGCTGAAATCGGCACAAAGTCAACGCCGTCGGGATGTTCTACGCATGGAGTCTTTCTGTCATCCGGCCCAAAAAGTTTGTCTACTATTGCACCGTAAATCATGTAACCGAGAATTAATATCACAAGACCGCCTAAAAACGAATACATGAAAAAATTTCTCCCTTCGTAAAAAATAAATATGATAGTATTGTGATAATAAAATTTTAGTCGATTCAAAATTTAAAGCAAGTATATTTATATGGATTTATTATATATTTTCTTAAGGAGGTTATTATTATGTTGACAAAACCCGCGAAAACTTTAGGAGTACTCGGTGGAATGGGCCCCGCTGCCTGTGCTGAATTTCTTAGAATACTGGCAAAAGACGCTCCCGCAAAAAATGACTCTCAGCACCCTAAAATTATAATGCTCTCTGATCCTGATACACCTGACAGGAGCGACGGACTTATGGGACTCGGCCCTGATCCCGAACCCGTAATCAAGAAAAATTTATTCAAACTCGCTGAAATGGGAGCCGATTTATTGGCCGTGCCTTGTAATACTGCTCATTATTTCATTGACAGATTTAGATATGATTTGCCGGTGCCGCTAATTCATATAGTAGAGTCAACTGTTGAGGCAGCGCGGGAATTAAGCAAGGGCAATTGTTCGTGGCTTCTTGCTACAGACGGGACGATTAAGAGCTTGATTTATCAGACTTATGCGCAGGAAAATAATTATTTCTTTCTCAAGCCCTCACGTGAACAGCAAAATAATATTCAATCTTGTATAAGACTCGTTAAAGCCGGAGATTTATTCACAGCCGTAGAAATTTTGCGGGACACTATTAATGAATTATGGCGCGAACGTGATGTACCTGTTACTATGGGATGTACTGAAATCCCCTTAGCTTATGCTGTGTCAGGACTCCCTGATGATAAACAAGTTTCGAGTCTTAAAGCTCTTAGTGATTCTTGTTTGCGTGTTTTGTATGAGCTCTAATGCTATAATCACGTGTAAAATTTATTTGCTCGAAAGGATTTGTTTTATATAATGGCTCATAATAATAAGCATGAATATGAATATGAATTTCAAGATGATGCCGGCGAATTAACTTTATTTGATATATTTAGTGTTGTATGGCGCAGAAAGTTTTTTATAATTATCGTTACCGGCATATTTGGTGTATATTATCTTGTCCGTGCGTTTACGGCTCCGTTTACTTATAGAGCTGAGACGAGAATACTTCCTCCTCAGTCAGGCAACAGAATTGAAGGTATATCCGCACGTCTTGGAGGTCTTGCCAGCTTTGTAGGACTTCCCAGAAATGCAACGAGCGGGCAGTTATTTATCGGGATTTTGAGGGGCGACTCTGTAGTTGACGCGATAGTTGACAGGTTTGATCTTATGAACGAATTAAGCACTGATAAAAGAGTCAGCGCAAGAAATGCAGTACTCGAAAGCATGGGAGCTAATGAGGACAGGAACAGCGGAATTATCACTATATCATATATACATAAAGATCCGCAGATGGCAGCTGATATGGCAAATGCACTTGTAGGCGAATTGCAGCATAAATTACAGGAAATGGCAATAGCAGACGCCCAGCAAAAACGAAACTTTTTCGAATCGCAATTAATGCAGGCCCAGCAAGAACTAAATCAGGCAGAAGACGCTATGATAAACTATCAGCAAAAAAGCGGCGTAGTAGTCTTTGAGTCTCAAGCTCAGGCATTATTAGCTTCAATTGCAAGCCTAAAGAATCAAATCGCAGCCAAGAACGTAGAAATTTCTTCAATGAGAAGTTATGCGCGAAAAGATAACCCGCAATTAAAGCTCGCACAATCTCAGCTCGATGCAATGACTAAAGAATTGCACAGACTCGAGGCCGAACAAAAACGTTCAGATATTGAGCAGCACGACAGATTAATATCGGGCGACTCGTTGTTATCATTAGGCAAATTTCCAGAATTAGGCATGGAATATCAGCGTTATGTCAGGGCTTTACAATTTGCGACGGCAAAATATGAAATGATGCTCAGGCAATACGAGGGAGCAAGACTCAGCGAGGCTAATGACATGACTTCAATTTCAGTCGTAGACTATGCGACACCGCCGGATATAAAATACGCTCCTAGACGCGCAAGAATAACAATCATGGGCACAGGTATCGGCTTGGCGTTTTCGTTATTCTGGGTATTCACAGCCGAATATATTAATAGCATGAGGAAAAAACAAGCCCGCAAAAATAGTGATGACTATGACAATGACGAGGAAGAAGACGAATAATAATTTAATGCGCGATATTTATATCGTAAAAATTTTTTATCCCGAAAACATCAACAAGAGCATCAAGCACAGACCCTTTTATACCGCGTAATTCACAATCAGGTTCGGGCAAAACTTGAATCATAAAATAATCACGGTCAAGCTGTTCGAGCCTGAAATTTTTTACTTCTTTTACGCGCGACATTCTATCAAGTAAAATATTTTTTCTGTTATTATCACTAATATTTATAAGTATATTTCTCATTTCTAAGCAGCTCCTTTTACGCTATTATATAGCAGCTTGTTAAATTTCCAGGTTTTAAGCTACACAAATTTTTATTTATTTATATTTTATGTTAGGAGGCGTTATTATGCGCAAAGTTTTATTAGCAGCTTTATTAGTAATTTGTCTCGTTTCTGTCTCATTTGCTGAAGAGAATATTTATTCATATTCTTATGAGAGATGGCTTCATTCTTTTGCAGCTACTCAGGACGCAACACAGGCCGTAATTATCGTAGGCTGCCCGGATTCACAAGGACGCGGAGCAACTTTCGGATATTACGAGAAGGATTCAGAGGGCTGGCACGAAATTCTGAAGGCTCATGCTTTTATCGGCAAAAATGGCTGGTCAGGCAAAAAACGTGAAGGCGACGGCAAGACCCCCAGCGGCGTATTCACATTCACAAAGGCATTTGGAATTAATCGCGATCCCGGCTGTCCTATGGGCTACACGAGAATAGACGACACTCATTACTGGAACGGAGATTCTAACTCGTTGCTTTATAATCAGTTCGTATCAACTGAAGACTATGACAATTTCAACACGAAGAAAAGCAAGCGTCTTGCAGACTTCAATATGGCCTATAAATATGCACTCGCTATCAGTCATAACTCCCTCGCAAAACCTGAAGGCGGAAGTGCTACTTTCCTTCACTGCTACACGAAAAATAAATTTACAACAGGCTGTGTAGCTATTCCCGAGTCTGTATTAATTGAATTACTGAAACGCGTAGAAG
This Synergistaceae bacterium DNA region includes the following protein-coding sequences:
- a CDS encoding aspartate/glutamate racemase family protein — its product is MLTKPAKTLGVLGGMGPAACAEFLRILAKDAPAKNDSQHPKIIMLSDPDTPDRSDGLMGLGPDPEPVIKKNLFKLAEMGADLLAVPCNTAHYFIDRFRYDLPVPLIHIVESTVEAARELSKGNCSWLLATDGTIKSLIYQTYAQENNYFFLKPSREQQNNIQSCIRLVKAGDLFTAVEILRDTINELWRERDVPVTMGCTEIPLAYAVSGLPDDKQVSSLKALSDSCLRVLYEL
- a CDS encoding L,D-transpeptidase family protein → MRKVLLAALLVICLVSVSFAEENIYSYSYERWLHSFAATQDATQAVIIVGCPDSQGRGATFGYYEKDSEGWHEILKAHAFIGKNGWSGKKREGDGKTPSGVFTFTKAFGINRDPGCPMGYTRIDDTHYWNGDSNSLLYNQFVSTEDYDNFNTKKSKRLADFNMAYKYALAISHNSLAKPEGGSATFLHCYTKNKFTTGCVAIPESVLIELLKRVEEGCVVIMGEASDIVSY